A window from Musa acuminata AAA Group cultivar baxijiao chromosome BXJ3-10, Cavendish_Baxijiao_AAA, whole genome shotgun sequence encodes these proteins:
- the LOC135650749 gene encoding uncharacterized protein LOC135650749 has protein sequence MSSGCRSSLSCVDARVPVRATYVNLYKWPESDAEFVKSVTRGGGDGGGGGGGRVDDRVGSTSFDGRRRWSAGPTVVDSYSCRQIYLRSYTFSRKESVPEKTLRCLGRVKERAAVFPFLQQKNEDAAGSIDGDTSSKKNIDKRKTKTKTKRKKKKKKKACVTARKLREMSYSTLCFIFHRLLSCTSSVDVVDRG, from the coding sequence ATGAGCTCCGGGTGCAGGTCGTCTCTCAGCTGCGTGGACGCACGTGTGCCTGTGAGAGCAACCTATGTGAACCTCTACAAGTGGCCGGAGTCCGACGCCGAGTTCGTGAAGTCAGTGACCAGAGGAGGtggtgatggaggaggaggaggaggaggaagagtcgACGACCGCGTGGGCAGCACCAGCTTTgatgggaggaggaggtggagtgcAGGACCGACGGTGGTCGATAGCTACTCATGCAGGCAGATTTATCTGAGGAGCTACACTTTTTCGAGGAAGGAGAGTGTCCCCGAGAAGACACTGCGGTGCCTCGGAAGAGTCAAGGAGAGAGCCGCTGTGTTCCCTTTCCTCCAACAGAAGAATGAAGACGCTGCTGGAAGTATTGACGGTGATACCAGTAGTAAGAAGAACATCGATAagaggaagacgaagacgaagaccaaaaggaagaagaagaagaagaaaaaggcttGCGTGACAGCGAGGAAGCTGCGCGAGATGTCCTACTCCACCCTTTGTTTCATCTTCCATCGTCTCCTTTCCTGCACTTCCAGCGTCGATGTGGTGGATCGAGGGTGA
- the LOC135650847 gene encoding exocyst complex component EXO70H1-like — protein sequence MTIKGLRRLLSSYSFGHHHHHHHHDRPPSASSPASFPHTTPPPPMQQQQLIAGGTMKDDVAAIEAILAKWEPDDAAYAKSSSLFHGDRAEAREYLAAVRDLQRAMLSFVSSDASSESSSHAALIRAQTLMQTAMRRLEKEFYQILAANRHCLDPESVSARSSTHSSASDDAEYDDVRGARDSMGDVEGAAAIAMDDLHAIAETMISVGYGKECVKVYKVLRKSIVDEGLYRLGFERLSPSQVHKLDWQVLEPKIRSWLGASRLAVSTLFSGERVLSDHVFASSDSIREAVFADISGDAAVQFLRFPESVAKCKRSTEKMFRILDLCEAVSELLPEIEPVFSFVSTAAVRDQALSAYSKLAETARAILADFEAAIHKEHSKSLPPGGGIHPLTRHAMDYVITLADCEPTLAEIFADFPLRTQSSLSDFFDSSYSESRPSSPAFSSSISSIDDGHGSEIAVRFAWLILVLLCKLDGKAAAYRDAGLSYLFLANNLQYIVNKVRSCRLWGMLGEEWTARHAAKARQHAAGYERVAWGKVLALVTAEEVSPGEARDRMRAFNAALEEACTAQAGWVVADAEMREEVRAAVRGMLLPAYRGFYEQWRVVLEGSGAVRFSPEEVRDRLAELFDGSDDSGSGSCSSYRLGSDSGSARSEPSPRAI from the coding sequence ATGACGATAAAGGGTTTGCGACGCCTGTTGTCTTCCTATTCCTTcgggcaccaccaccaccaccaccatcacgacCGTCCGCCCTCAGCGTCATCGCCCGCATCATTTCCTCAtacgacgccgccgccgccgatgcAGCAGCAACAGCTGATCGCGGGCGGCACCATGAAGGACGACGTGGCGGCGATCGAGGCCATCCTGGCTAAGTGGGAGCCGGACGACGCCGCGTACGCCAAGAGCTCCTCCCTCTTCCACGGGGACCGCGCAGAGGCCCGTGAGTACCTCGCCGCCGTCCGTGACCTCCAGCGAGCCATGCTGTCCTTTGTCTCCAGCGATGCCTCCTCGGAGTCGTCGTCCCACGCCGCCCTCATACGCGCCCAGACCCTAATGCAGACCGCCATGCGCCGCCTCGAGAAGGAGTTCTATCAGATACTCGCTGCCAACCGCCACTGCCTTGATCCCGAGTCCGTCTCCGCCCGCTCCTCCACCCACTCCAGCGCCTCCGACGACGCCGAGTACGACGATGTACGGGGAGCCAGGGACTCCATGGGCGATGTCGAGGGCGCCGCGGCCATCGCCATGGATGACCTTCACGCCATCGCCGAGACCATGATCTCTGTCGGGTACGGCAAGGAGTGCGTCAAGGTCTACAAGGTCCTTCGCAAGTCCATCGTCGACGAGGGGCTCTACCGCCTCGGGTTCGAGCGGCTCAGCCCGTCCCAAGTCCACAAGCTCGATTGGCAGGTGCTCGAGCCAAAGATCCGATCTTGGCTCGGCGCCTCGCGCTTGGCCGTCAGCACTCTGTTTTCTGGCGAGCGGGTCCTCTCGGACCATGTCTTCGCCAGCTCCGACTCCATACGGGAGGCCGTCTTCGCCGACATCTCAGGCGACGCCGCCGTGCAGTTCCTCCGGTTCCCGGAGTCGGTGGCGAAATGCAAGCGCTCCACGGAGAAGATGTTTCGGATCTTGGATCTCTGCGAAGCCGTCTCGGAACTGTTGCCGGAGATCGAACCTGTATTCTCCTTCGTGTCTACAGCCGCCGTCCGGGACCAGGCCCTCTCTGCATACTCCAAGCTCGCCGAGACCGCTCGCGCCATCCTCGCCGACTTCGAAGCGGCCATCCACAAGGAGCACTCCAAGTCGCTGCCTCCCGGTGGAGGGATCCACCCGCTCACCCGTCACGCGATGGACTACGTCATTACCCTCGCCGACTGCGAGCCAACCCTCGCTGAGATCTTCGCGGATTTCCCCCTTCGTACCCAGAGCTCCCTCTCCGACTTCTTCGATAGCTCGTACTCGGAGTCGCGGCCGTCCTCGCCGGcgttctcctcctccatctcctccaTCGACGACGGCCACGGGTCGGAAATCGCCGTGCGGTTCGCGTGGCTCATATTGGTGCTGCTCTGCAAGCTCGACGGCAAGGCGGCCGCGTACCGAGATGCTGGCCTATCATACCTCTTCCTGGCGAACAACCTGCAGTACATAGTGAACAAGGTGCGGTCTTGCCGGCTGTGGGGGATGCTGGGCGAGGAGTGGACGGCGCGGCATGCGGCGAAGGCGAGGCAACACGCTGCCGGGTACGAGAGGGTGGCGTGGGGGAAGGTGCTGGCGTTGGTGACGGCGGAGGAGGTGTCGCCGGGCGAGGCGCGGGATCGGATGCGTGCGTTCAACGCGGCGCTGGAGGAGGCATGCACCGCCCAAGCCGGGTGGGTGGTGGCTGACGCCGAGATGAGGGAGGAGGTGAGAGCGGCGGTGCGGGGGATGCTGCTTCCAGCGTACCGAGGGTTCTACGAGCAGTGGAGAGTGGTGCTCGAGGGCAGCGGCGCGGTGAGGTTTTCGCCGGAGGAAGTACGAGACAGGCTGGCGGAGCTGTTCGACGGCTCCGACGATTCCGGCTCCGGTTCGTGCTCGAGTTATCGCCTCGGTTCGGATTCTGGCTCCGCCCGGTCCGAGCCATCACCCAGGGCCATATAA
- the LOC135650852 gene encoding uncharacterized protein LOC135650852 translates to MSAGICGKRLGLEEIFGSPAPSPPSAKRSRCALYGSEDKLSVLLCMFPSMDREVVETVLNSHDHKIDDAIKSLHALCLGDGSVSIEGVNLVLQSSDNALESVVSSQASEHKVEVSQNNSADSQPREAQNGSSWVDIFVQEMMSASDWDDVRGRAMKILEVFERNVVAQTTAAVEHEINSLKEQLQGLLRDNQILKRAVTIQHERNSDHDEKVKEVQHLKNVISQYQEQVRALEMSNYSLKIHLQKAQGASSIPGHFHPDVF, encoded by the exons ATGTCTGCAGGGATCTGCGGGAAGCGCCTAGGGTTGGAGGAAATCTTCGGATCTCCGGCGCCGtccccaccgtcggccaagagatCTCGTTGCGCCCTCTACGGATCTGAGGATAAGCTCTCCGTACTCCTCTGCATGTTCCCTTCAATGGATCGGGAG GTTGTTGAAACAGTTTTGAATTCCCATGACCACAAAATTGATGATGCAATTAAGAGTCTTCATGCTTTGTGTCTTGGTGATGGTTCTGTGAGCATCGAAGGAGTTAATTTAGTTTTGCAATCAAGTGATAATGCCCTTGAAA GTGTTGTGAGCTCGCAGGCATCTGAACACAAGGTCGAAGTCTCTCAGAATAATAGTGCAGATTCTCAGCCTAGGGAAGCCCAAAATGGATCTTCTTGGGTTGATATATTTGTACAGGAAATGATGAGTGCGTCGGATTGGGATGATGTCCGTGGTCGTGCCATGAAGATTTTAGAAGTTTTTGAAAGAAACGTTGTTGCTCAGACTACAGCAGCTGTGGAG CACGAGATCAATTCCTTGAAAGAGCAATTGCAAGGTTTATTAAGAGACAACCAGATCCTAAAGAGGGCTGTCACTATCCAGCATGAGCGCAATTCAGATCACGATGAGAAGGTTAAGGAGGTGCAACATTTGAAGAACGTTATAAGCCAGTATCAAGAGCAAGTCCGGGCATTGGAG ATGAGCAATTATTCATTGAAGATTCATCTACAGAAGGCACAGGGTGCTAGTTCTATCCCAGGTCATTTCCATCCGGACGTGTTCTAG